One genomic segment of Vibrio sp. SCSIO 43136 includes these proteins:
- a CDS encoding BCCT family transporter gives MTKGIDKYSIDSTDYTVGQDNVQKWGFDVHNPVFGVSAGFIILFLIATFLVEPETAKAALDGLKFKIIAQFDALFIWAGNIFVIFCLALIVSPYGKIRLGGNEATADYSFLSWLAMLFAAGMGIGLMFWSVAEPVAYFTGWYETPLGVEANTPEAARLAMGATMFHWGLHPWAIYGVVALSLAFFTYNKGMPLSIRSIFYPILGDRAWGWAGHIVDILAVLATLFGLATSLGLGAQQAASGINHVFGIDGGMWLQIVVIFLVTLLAVVSVLRGIDGGVKVISNINMILAFMLLIFVALVSAAVAFGSIPTTLMAYIENIIPLSNPHGRNDEAWFQGWTVFYWAWWISWSPFVGMFIARVSKGRTVREFIVAVLLVPTTVTILWMSVFGGIAIDQVVNDIGVLGANGLREVPLAMFEMFDALPFGTVLSLIAILLVLVFFITSSDSGSLVIDSITAGGKVDAPVVQRVFWAFMEGAIAAALLWIGGTQSIQALQAGAISTALPFTFILLLMCVSLLMGMRTERGYR, from the coding sequence ATGACTAAAGGGATCGATAAATACAGCATTGACAGCACTGACTATACCGTCGGTCAGGACAATGTGCAGAAGTGGGGTTTTGACGTTCATAACCCTGTATTTGGCGTTAGTGCAGGCTTCATTATCCTGTTTCTAATCGCTACTTTTTTGGTAGAACCAGAGACTGCAAAGGCAGCGCTCGATGGGCTTAAATTTAAGATCATCGCCCAGTTTGATGCTCTGTTTATTTGGGCAGGTAACATCTTTGTTATCTTCTGCTTGGCTCTAATCGTTTCGCCTTACGGTAAGATCCGTCTAGGTGGTAATGAAGCAACAGCCGATTACAGCTTCCTATCTTGGCTGGCCATGTTGTTTGCCGCTGGTATGGGCATTGGCTTGATGTTTTGGAGTGTTGCTGAACCAGTGGCATACTTTACAGGCTGGTATGAAACACCACTCGGCGTTGAAGCTAATACACCAGAAGCTGCTCGCTTAGCTATGGGTGCTACCATGTTCCACTGGGGTCTTCACCCTTGGGCGATCTATGGTGTTGTTGCACTTTCATTGGCATTTTTCACCTATAACAAGGGAATGCCGCTATCTATTCGTTCGATTTTCTATCCAATCCTAGGCGACCGAGCGTGGGGCTGGGCGGGTCATATCGTTGATATTCTAGCGGTACTTGCAACGCTGTTTGGCCTTGCAACATCTTTGGGTCTAGGTGCACAGCAAGCGGCAAGTGGTATCAACCACGTGTTTGGTATCGATGGCGGTATGTGGCTGCAAATTGTGGTTATCTTCTTGGTAACTCTATTGGCGGTAGTATCGGTACTGCGTGGCATTGATGGTGGTGTGAAAGTTATTTCTAACATCAACATGATTCTAGCCTTCATGCTGCTTATTTTTGTGGCATTGGTGAGCGCCGCCGTTGCGTTCGGTTCTATCCCAACCACTTTGATGGCATACATTGAAAACATCATCCCACTAAGTAACCCACACGGCCGTAACGATGAAGCATGGTTCCAAGGCTGGACTGTGTTCTACTGGGCTTGGTGGATATCATGGTCACCATTTGTTGGCATGTTCATCGCTCGTGTATCTAAAGGCCGTACTGTTCGTGAATTTATCGTAGCTGTTCTTCTTGTACCAACGACAGTAACTATTTTGTGGATGTCTGTTTTTGGTGGCATTGCGATTGATCAGGTTGTTAATGACATCGGCGTACTTGGTGCAAACGGTCTACGTGAAGTACCACTGGCTATGTTCGAGATGTTCGATGCACTGCCGTTTGGCACTGTGTTGTCTTTGATTGCTATCTTGCTGGTACTGGTGTTCTTCATCACCTCGTCAGATTCAGGTTCATTGGTTATCGATAGCATTACCGCTGGTGGTAAAGTCGATGCCCCTGTGGTTCAACGCGTGTTCTGGGCATTCATGGAAGGTGCAATTGCCGCGGCGCTACTTTGGATTGGTGGTACTCAATCGATACAAGCGCTGCAAGCAGGTGCGATTTCAACGGCACTGCCATTCACGTTTATTCTTCTATTGATGTGTGTGAGCTTGTTGATGGGGATGCGTACTGAGCGTGGATATCGGTAG
- a CDS encoding response regulator transcription factor, with product MSDTIKVVIADDHQVVLDGFIARLALEPDIDVIGTASNGVEACEIVKLQKPDVVLMDISMPVMNGIDATRLIRESAPETKVLMLTMHDNREYIMKVMQVGAVGYMLKDICATRMVQAIKTVNQGATYFCETVTQTLFTQQVAPAPTTSNPLTRREESVLKLVAQGCSSKKIATMLDISYRTVETHRQNIKHKLDLHSTAELAKYALEQGISD from the coding sequence ATGAGTGACACCATCAAAGTAGTGATTGCAGATGATCACCAAGTGGTCTTAGATGGATTTATTGCCCGTTTGGCATTAGAGCCCGACATTGATGTTATTGGCACTGCCAGTAACGGGGTTGAAGCATGTGAAATCGTCAAACTGCAAAAGCCTGACGTGGTGCTGATGGATATCAGCATGCCAGTGATGAACGGCATCGATGCTACCAGATTGATCCGAGAGAGCGCACCCGAAACTAAAGTGCTTATGCTGACCATGCACGATAACCGTGAATACATCATGAAGGTGATGCAAGTTGGGGCGGTGGGTTACATGCTCAAAGATATTTGCGCCACTCGTATGGTGCAGGCGATTAAAACGGTTAACCAAGGTGCAACTTACTTTTGTGAAACTGTAACCCAAACCTTATTCACTCAGCAGGTTGCGCCAGCACCAACCACCAGTAATCCTTTGACGAGGCGAGAAGAGTCGGTGCTCAAGCTGGTGGCACAAGGGTGTAGCAGCAAGAAAATTGCGACGATGCTAGATATTAGCTATCGAACGGTAGAGACTCATCGTCAGAACATTAAACACAAGCTCGACCTTCATTCGACGGCGGAACTTGCGAAATACGCCTTAGAGCAGGGGATAAGCGATTAG
- a CDS encoding MarR family transcriptional regulator, whose protein sequence is MEKHEEVLISLRQIIRAIDLHSKKLSKESGLTGPQLILMRSIEQLGEVTIRSLANHTNMSQATATTILDRLQRNGYIERQRSETDKRKVHAYLTDKGKEVLAEAPLPLQENFIRQYQQLEEWEQSLLLSSVQRISSMMNAENIDVVPMLEIGSLTKAEE, encoded by the coding sequence TTGGAAAAGCACGAAGAAGTACTCATATCCCTCCGCCAGATCATTCGCGCCATTGATTTACACTCAAAGAAATTGAGTAAGGAATCAGGGCTAACCGGACCACAACTGATCCTGATGCGCTCCATTGAGCAGCTGGGTGAAGTAACGATTCGTAGCCTGGCGAATCACACCAATATGAGCCAAGCCACGGCGACAACGATATTGGACCGCCTGCAAAGAAATGGATATATCGAAAGGCAAAGAAGTGAAACTGACAAGCGCAAGGTGCACGCTTATCTTACGGATAAAGGCAAAGAAGTATTAGCTGAAGCTCCCCTGCCATTGCAAGAGAACTTCATTCGACAATATCAACAGCTTGAAGAGTGGGAACAAAGTTTGCTGCTCTCGTCGGTACAACGCATCTCCAGCATGATGAATGCTGAGAACATCGATGTAGTACCTATGCTGGAGATTGGTAGCTTAACCAAAGCAGAAGAATAA